Proteins from a single region of Lasioglossum baleicum chromosome 1, iyLasBale1, whole genome shotgun sequence:
- the LOC143208747 gene encoding dynein regulatory complex protein 1 isoform X1 produces MNISQIFDRHSESENETEGPSILSSDPEQRKLARKLRMQKRVEERTKFANIEEDTTIEITAIEQQILDSFGKLERLQQEGVEVVTGVIVANDARELERRKEVRETRNRLLEILEEEDKKYMEKYYEINAKWPEIFECKDPLDIHDELEAQKSKCLAVLEKKDALILELKQELENADDKYAEEVKKQRKDIDLLIERMENQMRTMTKAYRQELTLIEDVVESERKMLLATSMEKWKALFKKYQEDTVEGREKKKEIMREYEEDMRKAMIEHQEEFRRLKINFELEIQGLQQEVQNMKALCLMNVEKLDYNYAVLKRREEENTIVKNQQKRKINKLQDVINGLRKTYADLEESTKSEFQKLVTDISKSQKAIQDLEEKSNNLAATNDKKYMQIWDLNIQTADELVDKILTADKIIHEQLLGLEWKPPEMQLLRKEDLKSYCGAMCAIRKEKEEAKKRKMISKTYEPETMLEEFNLERSLLNRIAKVITNHCDYYIEDTLKELLSHYTERDVLLIRLDKVFEALKITSEEELQFLLNFFLPHAYCPICTAKPVILPSVCGESDKASSSGSSSYETSSRTSSTETTLPPICGETHPAEAALIAAMNSSPCCTRRLVQEDEEESQSEAVHQNSTSSMETVPSEQMDKSTCIAEGIVEVTDEHTGKLKRRLVCDKGHLLEIETEFVANALKEFLDRYEFVKKQNIIVPIDKKEIKVKITASRNITDEDITEFWQRYSNIFSPEKEQLWDNLLVGLKKYHLVLKERHELNNDIKFLQKQNAELTRLLRSYSAQSDPVQLMERNTKEILYILQDS; encoded by the exons ATGAATATCTCGCAAATATTTGATAGGCATTCCGAAAGCGAAAATGAAACGGAAGGACCATCTATTTTATCGTCTGATCCGGAACAACGGAAGCTGGCCCGGAAACTGCGAATGCAAAAGCGCGTAGAAGAGCGGACAaa GTTCGCGAACATCGAAGAAGATACGACTATTGAAATAACCGCTATCGAGCAACAAATACTTGATAGTTTCGGCAAGTTGGAAAGATTACAACAAGAAGGAGTGGAAGTG GTCACTGGCGTAATAGTAGCCAACGATGCGAGGGAACTGGAAAGACGAAAAGAAGTGCGGGAGACGAGGAATAGATTGTTGGAGATACTCGAAGAAGAGGACAAAAAGTACATGGAGAAGTATTACGAGATTAATGCAAAATGGCCCGAGATTTTCGAGTGCAAAGACCCGCTGGATATCCACGACGAATTGGAGGCTCAAAAATCCAAGTGCCTCGCGGTCCTGGAGAAAAAGGATGCTCTAATCTTGGAGTTGAAGCAGGAACTGGAGAACGCGGATGACAAGTATGCCGAAGAAGTGAAGAAACAGAGAAAAGACATCGACTTGCTTATCGAGAGGATGGAAAATCAA aTGCGCACGATGACCAAAGCTTACCGCCAGGAGCTGACATTGATCGAAGACGTCGTCGAATCGGAGCGTAAAATGCTTCTGGCAACGTCCATGGAAAAATGGAAAGCGTTGTTTAAAAAGTACCAAGAGGACACCGTCGAAGGAAgggagaagaagaaagaaataatgCGGGAATACGAGGAGGACATGAGGAAAGCGATGATAGAGCACCAGGAGGAGTTTAGGCGACTGAAGATCAATTTCGAGTTGGAGATACAGGGTCTTCAGCAGGAGGTGCAGAACATGAAAGCTTTGTGCTTGATGAACGTCGAGAAATTGGATTACAATTATGCCGTGTTGAAACGTCGGGAGGAAGAGAACACGATCGTGAAGAATCAGCAGAAGAGGAAGATAAATAA GCTACAGGATGTGATCAATGGTTTGAGAAAAACGTACGCGGATCTAGAGGAGTCCACGAAATCAGAATTTCAGAAACTCGTTACTGACATTTCAAAATCGCAGAAGGCTATACAAGACCTGGAGGAAAAGTCCAACAATCTCGCCGCTACCAATGATAAAAAGTATATGCAGATTTGGGAtttgaatattcaaactgcggACGAGTTAGTGGATAAG ATTTTAACAGCGGACAAGATTATTCATGAACAACTGTTGGGACTCGAATGGAAACCACCGGAAATGCAATTGTTGAGAAAGGAGGATTTGAAATCTTACTGTGGCGCGATGTGCGCCATAAGAAAAG AGAAGGAGGAAGCAAAGAAGAGGAAAATGATCTCCAAAACGTACGAGCCAGAAACAATGTTGGAAGAGTTTAATTTAGAACGATCTCTACTGAATCGCATAGCCAAAGTAATTACTAATCACTGTGACTATTACATCGAAGACACTTTGAAAGAGTTACTGTCGCACTACACTGAAAGAGACGTGCTGCTGATTCGACTGGACAAAGTGTTCGAG GCCTTAAAAATTACATCCGAAGAGGAacttcaatttttgttgaacttTTTTTTACCGCATGCCTATTGTCCAATTTGCACAGCGAAACCTGTAATATTACCGAGCGTTTGCGGAGAATCCGATAAAGCTTCTTCATCTGGAAGTTCTTCATATGAAACTTCTTCTAGAACCTCTTCGACCGA GACCACTTTACCACCCATTTGCGGCGAGACACATCCAGCAGAAGCTGCTTTAATTGCAGCTATGAACAGCTCACCTTGCTGCACGAGGCGTCTTGTTCAAGAAGATGAGGAAGAATCCCAGAGCGAAGCAGTACATCAGAACAGTACATCCTCGATGGAAACAGTACCTTCGGAACAAATGGATAAGTCGACTTGCATTGCTGAAGGAATCGTTGAAGTCACCGATG AGCACACTGGAAAACTAAAACGACGACTTGTCTGCGATAAAGGCCATTTGTTAGAAATTGAAACAGAATTTGTAGCGAACGCTTTGAAAGAGTTCTTAGATAGATACGAGTTTGTTAAAAAGCAGAACATCATAGTGCCCATCGACAAGAAAGAAATCAAAGTGAAGATCACAGCCTCGCGAAACATTACGGACGAAGATATCACTGAGTTCTGGCAGAGATACAGCAATATTTTTTCACCAGAGAAAGAACAGCTCTGGGATAATTTGCTAGTTGGTCTGAAAAAGTACCATCTAGTGTTGAAAGAGAGGCACGAGTTGAATAATGATATAAAATTTTTGCAGAAACAAAATGCAGAACTCACTCGATTATTGAGAAGTTATTCGGCACAG TCTGATCCTGTGCAGCTAATGGAAAGAAACACCAAAGAGATTCTATACATATTACAGGACTCTTGA
- the LOC143208747 gene encoding dynein regulatory complex protein 1 isoform X2 has translation MNISQIFDRHSESENETEGPSILSSDPEQRKLARKLRMQKRVEERTKFANIEEDTTIEITAIEQQILDSFGKLERLQQEGVEVVTGVIVANDARELERRKEVRETRNRLLEILEEEDKKYMEKYYEINAKWPEIFECKDPLDIHDELEAQKSKCLAVLEKKDALILELKQELENADDKYAEEVKKQRKDIDLLIERMENQMRTMTKAYRQELTLIEDVVESERKMLLATSMEKWKALFKKYQEDTVEGREKKKEIMREYEEDMRKAMIEHQEEFRRLKINFELEIQGLQQEVQNMKALCLMNVEKLDYNYAVLKRREEENTIVKNQQKRKINKLQDVINGLRKTYADLEESTKSEFQKLVTDISKSQKAIQDLEEKSNNLAATNDKKYMQIWDLNIQTADELVDKILTADKIIHEQLLGLEWKPPEMQLLRKEDLKSYCGAMCAIRKEKEEAKKRKMISKTYEPETMLEEFNLERSLLNRIAKALKITSEEELQFLLNFFLPHAYCPICTAKPVILPSVCGESDKASSSGSSSYETSSRTSSTETTLPPICGETHPAEAALIAAMNSSPCCTRRLVQEDEEESQSEAVHQNSTSSMETVPSEQMDKSTCIAEGIVEVTDEHTGKLKRRLVCDKGHLLEIETEFVANALKEFLDRYEFVKKQNIIVPIDKKEIKVKITASRNITDEDITEFWQRYSNIFSPEKEQLWDNLLVGLKKYHLVLKERHELNNDIKFLQKQNAELTRLLRSYSAQSDPVQLMERNTKEILYILQDS, from the exons ATGAATATCTCGCAAATATTTGATAGGCATTCCGAAAGCGAAAATGAAACGGAAGGACCATCTATTTTATCGTCTGATCCGGAACAACGGAAGCTGGCCCGGAAACTGCGAATGCAAAAGCGCGTAGAAGAGCGGACAaa GTTCGCGAACATCGAAGAAGATACGACTATTGAAATAACCGCTATCGAGCAACAAATACTTGATAGTTTCGGCAAGTTGGAAAGATTACAACAAGAAGGAGTGGAAGTG GTCACTGGCGTAATAGTAGCCAACGATGCGAGGGAACTGGAAAGACGAAAAGAAGTGCGGGAGACGAGGAATAGATTGTTGGAGATACTCGAAGAAGAGGACAAAAAGTACATGGAGAAGTATTACGAGATTAATGCAAAATGGCCCGAGATTTTCGAGTGCAAAGACCCGCTGGATATCCACGACGAATTGGAGGCTCAAAAATCCAAGTGCCTCGCGGTCCTGGAGAAAAAGGATGCTCTAATCTTGGAGTTGAAGCAGGAACTGGAGAACGCGGATGACAAGTATGCCGAAGAAGTGAAGAAACAGAGAAAAGACATCGACTTGCTTATCGAGAGGATGGAAAATCAA aTGCGCACGATGACCAAAGCTTACCGCCAGGAGCTGACATTGATCGAAGACGTCGTCGAATCGGAGCGTAAAATGCTTCTGGCAACGTCCATGGAAAAATGGAAAGCGTTGTTTAAAAAGTACCAAGAGGACACCGTCGAAGGAAgggagaagaagaaagaaataatgCGGGAATACGAGGAGGACATGAGGAAAGCGATGATAGAGCACCAGGAGGAGTTTAGGCGACTGAAGATCAATTTCGAGTTGGAGATACAGGGTCTTCAGCAGGAGGTGCAGAACATGAAAGCTTTGTGCTTGATGAACGTCGAGAAATTGGATTACAATTATGCCGTGTTGAAACGTCGGGAGGAAGAGAACACGATCGTGAAGAATCAGCAGAAGAGGAAGATAAATAA GCTACAGGATGTGATCAATGGTTTGAGAAAAACGTACGCGGATCTAGAGGAGTCCACGAAATCAGAATTTCAGAAACTCGTTACTGACATTTCAAAATCGCAGAAGGCTATACAAGACCTGGAGGAAAAGTCCAACAATCTCGCCGCTACCAATGATAAAAAGTATATGCAGATTTGGGAtttgaatattcaaactgcggACGAGTTAGTGGATAAG ATTTTAACAGCGGACAAGATTATTCATGAACAACTGTTGGGACTCGAATGGAAACCACCGGAAATGCAATTGTTGAGAAAGGAGGATTTGAAATCTTACTGTGGCGCGATGTGCGCCATAAGAAAAG AGAAGGAGGAAGCAAAGAAGAGGAAAATGATCTCCAAAACGTACGAGCCAGAAACAATGTTGGAAGAGTTTAATTTAGAACGATCTCTACTGAATCGCATAGCCAAA GCCTTAAAAATTACATCCGAAGAGGAacttcaatttttgttgaacttTTTTTTACCGCATGCCTATTGTCCAATTTGCACAGCGAAACCTGTAATATTACCGAGCGTTTGCGGAGAATCCGATAAAGCTTCTTCATCTGGAAGTTCTTCATATGAAACTTCTTCTAGAACCTCTTCGACCGA GACCACTTTACCACCCATTTGCGGCGAGACACATCCAGCAGAAGCTGCTTTAATTGCAGCTATGAACAGCTCACCTTGCTGCACGAGGCGTCTTGTTCAAGAAGATGAGGAAGAATCCCAGAGCGAAGCAGTACATCAGAACAGTACATCCTCGATGGAAACAGTACCTTCGGAACAAATGGATAAGTCGACTTGCATTGCTGAAGGAATCGTTGAAGTCACCGATG AGCACACTGGAAAACTAAAACGACGACTTGTCTGCGATAAAGGCCATTTGTTAGAAATTGAAACAGAATTTGTAGCGAACGCTTTGAAAGAGTTCTTAGATAGATACGAGTTTGTTAAAAAGCAGAACATCATAGTGCCCATCGACAAGAAAGAAATCAAAGTGAAGATCACAGCCTCGCGAAACATTACGGACGAAGATATCACTGAGTTCTGGCAGAGATACAGCAATATTTTTTCACCAGAGAAAGAACAGCTCTGGGATAATTTGCTAGTTGGTCTGAAAAAGTACCATCTAGTGTTGAAAGAGAGGCACGAGTTGAATAATGATATAAAATTTTTGCAGAAACAAAATGCAGAACTCACTCGATTATTGAGAAGTTATTCGGCACAG TCTGATCCTGTGCAGCTAATGGAAAGAAACACCAAAGAGATTCTATACATATTACAGGACTCTTGA
- the LOC143208794 gene encoding zinc finger protein 346 produces MAVPTEVVMNSSLNDPVTKAVVDNIMGNLPTKKPFVRCDDCDLSFTSQTVLDTHLQGARHAKQIRSKNIMASLEETKVAFSKDEETNGLKCNVCNVCLNSIQQLQTHLNGSRHKKKAMRGEWSGKEVGSTVTSTPINAQDNSASKDVSLSCNMCNKIFNSPTQYNVHITSKKHTSKLKQAKILKKKRFFPYWKKPKPGSNPKNLVQSLSNNFVPGGFTNQT; encoded by the exons ATGGCTGTACCAACGGAGGTTGTAATGAATTCAAGCCTAAATGACCCTGTAACTAAAGCGGTAGTGGATAATATAATGGGCAATTTACCCACAAAGAAACCTTTCGTTCGCTGCGACGATTGCGATTTATCGTTTACAAGTCAAACCGTATTAGATACACACTTGCAAGGTGCCAGACATGCTAAACAG ATTAGATCCAAAAATATAATGGCATCTCTCGAAGAAACAAAAGTAGCATTTTCAAAAGACGAGGAGACGAATGGACTAAAATGTAATGTGTGCAACGTGTGTCTAAACTCTATACAACAATTACAAACACATTTAAATG GGAGCAGACATAAAAAGAAAGCAATGAGAG GTGAGTGGAGTGGCAAGGAAGTTGGAAGTACGGTGACGTCAACTCCCATCAATGCCCAGGACAActccgcatcgaaagatgtgtcTCTTTCGTGTAACATGTGCAACAAGATTTTTAATTCCCCGACACAGTACAATGTG CACATAACATCGAAGAAGCACACCAGTAAGTTAAAGCAagcaaaaattctaaaaaagaaaAGGTTCTTTCCATACTGGAAAAAACCTAAGCCTGGTTCGAATCCCAAAAATCTCGTGCAATCGTTGTCGAATAATTTTGTACCAGGAGGTTTTACAAATCAAACATAG
- the LOC143208760 gene encoding uncharacterized protein LOC143208760 isoform X1: MVDWYAGYEQLVKRNLTLLPDQEAAQQQEPQSQELAQPQQTDIMTSMFEQQIKSEPMGFYSVASSRSDGSNSMVNLSDDREDLSQQEGHLQPQQQTTLQLNQQAQQQTQQSQQQAQQSQQQQQGQNVQQETPSRQSTGQQTVKEGSRSRPQPCKVCGKVLSSASSYYVHMKLHSGNKPYHCTVCEASFCRKPYLEVHMRTHTGERPFQCELCLKRFTQKSSLNTHKRVHTGERPYACDICQKRFAVKSYVTAHRWSHVAEKPLVCDRCSLTFTSKSQFAIHIRTHTASTTYECNICGRTFVRDSYLIRHQNRVHRDMNQSNTNHNPPTPQSTSGGTQGTGFESPVCDLRYSEGPSSLDGLAGSKGGIAAEIASLAKQNNLQLPLPLLHPQTTN; encoded by the exons ATG GTGGATTGGTACGCAGGATATGAGCAGCTTGTCAAGCGCAATCTGACTCTGCTCCCCGATCAAGAAGCAGCGCAGCAGCAGGAGCCGCAGTCGCAAGAGCTGGCTCAGCCGCAGCAGACTGACATTATGACGTCCATGTTCGAGCAACAGATTAAAAGCGAGCCCATGGGCTTCTATTCTGTTGCTTCGAGCCGTTCGGATGGCTCCAACTCGATGGTGAACCTGTCGGACGACCGGGAGGATCTTTCCCAGCAGGAGGGTCATCTGCAGCCCCAGCAACAGACGACCCTCCAGCTGAACCAACAAGCTCAACAACAGACGCAGCAGAGTCAACAACAGGCCCAACAGagtcaacaacaacaacagggTCAGAACGTGCAACAGGAGACGCCGAGCCGTCAGTCGACGGGCCAGCAGACCGTTAAAGAAGGTTCCAGGTCCAGACCGCAGCCTTGTAAAGTATGCGGCAAGGTGCTATCCTCCGCTTCGTCGTATTATGTACATATGAAACTTCACTCGGGCAACAAACCATATCATTGTACGGTATGCGAAGCAAGTTTCTGCCGTAAGCCATACTTGGAAGTGCACATGAGGACGCACACGGGAGAAAGACCTTTCCAGTGCGAGCTGTGTTTGAAAAGGTTCACGCAGAAGAGCAGTTTGAATACCCACAAGCGAGTGCACACGGGCGAGAGACCGTATGCCTGCGACATTTGCCAGAAACGTTTCGCTGTCAAGAGCTACGTAACTGCACACCGTTGGAGCCACGTCGCGGAGAAGCCTCTGGTCTGCGACAGATGTTCTCTAACCTTCACGTCCAAGAGTCAATTCGCGATCCACATTCGTACCCACACGGCGAGTACCACGTACGAGTGTAACATATGCGGACGCACGTTCGTACGCGACAGTTATCTGATACGGCATCAGAACCGTGTACATCGTGATATGAATCAAAGCAATACCAACCACAATCCACCCACGCCGCAGAGCACCAGTGGTGGCACACAGGGGACAGGCTTCGAGAGTCCAGTTTGCGATCTACGGTACAGCGAGGGACCCTCTTCGTTGGATGGCCTGGCTGGCTCGAAGGGAGGTATCGCAGCTGAGATCGCCAGCTTAGCGAAACAGAACAATCTTCAACTTCCTCTACCGCTGCTACATCCGCAGACTACCAACTAG
- the LOC143208760 gene encoding uncharacterized protein LOC143208760 isoform X2, which produces MTSMFEQQIKSEPMGFYSVASSRSDGSNSMVNLSDDREDLSQQEGHLQPQQQTTLQLNQQAQQQTQQSQQQAQQSQQQQQGQNVQQETPSRQSTGQQTVKEGSRSRPQPCKVCGKVLSSASSYYVHMKLHSGNKPYHCTVCEASFCRKPYLEVHMRTHTGERPFQCELCLKRFTQKSSLNTHKRVHTGERPYACDICQKRFAVKSYVTAHRWSHVAEKPLVCDRCSLTFTSKSQFAIHIRTHTASTTYECNICGRTFVRDSYLIRHQNRVHRDMNQSNTNHNPPTPQSTSGGTQGTGFESPVCDLRYSEGPSSLDGLAGSKGGIAAEIASLAKQNNLQLPLPLLHPQTTN; this is translated from the coding sequence ATGACGTCCATGTTCGAGCAACAGATTAAAAGCGAGCCCATGGGCTTCTATTCTGTTGCTTCGAGCCGTTCGGATGGCTCCAACTCGATGGTGAACCTGTCGGACGACCGGGAGGATCTTTCCCAGCAGGAGGGTCATCTGCAGCCCCAGCAACAGACGACCCTCCAGCTGAACCAACAAGCTCAACAACAGACGCAGCAGAGTCAACAACAGGCCCAACAGagtcaacaacaacaacagggTCAGAACGTGCAACAGGAGACGCCGAGCCGTCAGTCGACGGGCCAGCAGACCGTTAAAGAAGGTTCCAGGTCCAGACCGCAGCCTTGTAAAGTATGCGGCAAGGTGCTATCCTCCGCTTCGTCGTATTATGTACATATGAAACTTCACTCGGGCAACAAACCATATCATTGTACGGTATGCGAAGCAAGTTTCTGCCGTAAGCCATACTTGGAAGTGCACATGAGGACGCACACGGGAGAAAGACCTTTCCAGTGCGAGCTGTGTTTGAAAAGGTTCACGCAGAAGAGCAGTTTGAATACCCACAAGCGAGTGCACACGGGCGAGAGACCGTATGCCTGCGACATTTGCCAGAAACGTTTCGCTGTCAAGAGCTACGTAACTGCACACCGTTGGAGCCACGTCGCGGAGAAGCCTCTGGTCTGCGACAGATGTTCTCTAACCTTCACGTCCAAGAGTCAATTCGCGATCCACATTCGTACCCACACGGCGAGTACCACGTACGAGTGTAACATATGCGGACGCACGTTCGTACGCGACAGTTATCTGATACGGCATCAGAACCGTGTACATCGTGATATGAATCAAAGCAATACCAACCACAATCCACCCACGCCGCAGAGCACCAGTGGTGGCACACAGGGGACAGGCTTCGAGAGTCCAGTTTGCGATCTACGGTACAGCGAGGGACCCTCTTCGTTGGATGGCCTGGCTGGCTCGAAGGGAGGTATCGCAGCTGAGATCGCCAGCTTAGCGAAACAGAACAATCTTCAACTTCCTCTACCGCTGCTACATCCGCAGACTACCAACTAG